A stretch of DNA from Solea senegalensis isolate Sse05_10M unplaced genomic scaffold, IFAPA_SoseM_1 scf7180000017412, whole genome shotgun sequence:
CTCTGGGTCACATGACATTCTCATGACATTCTCATGAACACACAGGATTATGAACCGAAGAACAAGACGAGCGGGAGAAGAGTGATTGTGCGAAACATTTGGCACCCgtttattcatgttttgttttttttaagttaacaCAAACTAGATCACATTTTACCAAGATTTTCATTGCAGATATATCAATCAGaagaaaacacatacacacacacacacacacacatgaatactaAATATACTGTGACAAAAATCTCTGCTCTGTGGGTTTTTAACCAGTGATTCTCCACAAAAGACAAAGGACAAAATGCATCATGTGCTCGCAGTCATGAGTGTTGACAAGACCAAACTAAACCCCCCCACAagtatacacgtgtatatatatatatatatatatatatatatatatatatatatatatatatatatatatatatatataagtgtatatgtatgtatgtatatatataagtatacatgtgtgtatatattaacTCAACAGCTTGAATGCAAACTCCTCAAactcaagaacatcatcatccaTAGGCAGATtagctgctctctctctctctctctctctctcacacacacacacacacacacacacacacacacacacagagacagacagacagacagacagacagacagagggcaGGGCACTGGGAGGACTGCTACACATTTGACAAAGATTTGAGTCTCTGATattacgtcacatgatcacgtctttatctctctctcacactcacacacacacacacacacacacacacacactcctgtatGGGCATCAAGGTGAGGTCCGAGCGACAGCACTATGGATGTGAGGACCACCATTTCTACTATGcttaaaggaagaaaaaaaaaacatttgcacacaaGATGGCGCCCTGACACCAGTTACcacttcagcttcttaaaaaatTATGTTTGAAAAACTCAGTGTAAAATCTGTATCACCATTGACGTGAGGACCTTCTCGTTAGGGAACTTTTGGTTTCAATTGTGGCTAAAACAGTTTAACTACTGTCTTTCTTTGCTGTACTTTAATGTTTAGACTAAGATTAATATTAATACAGTCTGAAAAGAGGAGtaaatttaagataaaatatgatgatccaaataaataaaaaaatgacatcggAACTAATGTTAGAaaatttaaatcaacatttaaaaaagccaATAAAGCTGCAAATTCAAACATTGACTGTAATcattttattgaatattttcGAAATTCCCACATGAAGGTCAGAGGTGTGGTGAGAAGTGGGTGTCAGACACTGGacaagtcaccagtccatcacagagacaaccTTTCCCTCTCACAATCACACTTACAGTCAATTAtgtcaacatttcaacatttaacctgcatgtttttaaattgtggaaggaaaaaaaactcacacggagaacatgcaaactcccgCAGGAAGACctgatacatatatatatatatatgtacgtatatatgtatgtatatatatatatatatatatatgtatatatatatatgtcttaTGAACATAATTGGCTCAAACAGCCTAAATGCACAAACAGTTACGAAAATTGTAACTGCCTCAAAGCAGCCTTTCGAGCCGTTACAATGGTGTTGTAAACAAAATTTTTTATGTCCTTCCAGGATCTTTGTTCCAAgatgttttccttctctttgcATCTCATGCAGGCTTCCTTCCCAGGAACTCTGCGTTTTTCAATGAAATTAAGCAAATGCTTACGAACTGCAGTTTTCTCGGCTTCACTCCATGCCCTCCTCACTACTTTGTGTAGTTCTGTAATAGACAGAAGATGAAGATATAAACAGTCTGGACTGtaaatgctttttcttttggtttaAAACAACTTGCctgtttctttcatttgttttgtgttttccttcttctttgaAGGACTTTGGGTATGACTAGATGTTGGACTTTGGTCTATAACAAGAACAGATGAATGCAGCTGTTAATCAATGAAATCACACAAATAGTCAGTAATACAGACCATAGTCAGGAGTCAAATGTCGGCACAGGGCGGCCATCTTGCCACTGTCAGCTCACTCACCCAtacatggactttttaaataaccataACATGTGTTGTAGTGGTGCATGGACTTTTTAAAGAACCATAACATGTGTTGTAGTGGTGCATGGACTTTTTAAAGAACCATAACATGTGTTGTAGTGGTGCATGGACTTTTTAAAGAACCATAACATGTGTTATAGAGgtacatggactttttaaagAACCATAACATGTGTCCATGTACCTCTATAACACATGTTATGGGTGAGCGAGCTGACTCTGGCAAGATGGTCGCCCTTGTGCCGAAATTCCACTCCACTGGCCAGCAGTGCAGACGAAACATCTACCCTTTATTATGTAGATCTCTGGTCAGAATAGTCAGGGTCATGTGTATTTCATTTGGCTACTCGTGTTCAAATTtcagagaataaaacaaacaaactcccaTAACTTACAATTATCTGTATGTCCATCCAACCCTAACCCACTGCAGGGGGTAGGTCTCTTTCTAGGGTGGAAGAGTTCAGGACCTTGGtctgaaaatcaaacaaaacaaaaagattacagataagaaaccacaaaaaaatacactacTGCACTACATTACTTGTGAACACAAAACAGTGATGTCATAGCCCCGcctttctctctgctgtcaTTCACTGTCTTGTGTTGTGATGGTTTGACAGTGTTACCAAataatgttaattaattaactaaagtcagtctgaaaagacaCAGAGATCACAAGGACACGTCCTTGTCCACACTTCAGACACAGAGTGATGATTGAAGATGAacagtgaaactgaattgtAATATAAGGCCTAATCAAAACCTTAACTTTTTACTTAAATATCTTACAGAAGCCCAcaatcctcatgtggaggataaagtggtaggaaCTGGGTGGATGGAGGgtctgtatgtgagtgtgtgtgtgtgtggtcacagtcTCCCTTACATAGTTCTTATAGATTTcctgattaaaacacacaaaactcaccatcatcatcatcatcatcctcagtgCAGGGGGCATGTCTCTTTTTAGAGATGAGGTTAGAGCTtttgtctgaaaaacaaaaaacaaagatattttaTTAATCTGTGGAGTAAGTGAAGTCAAAGTATGTTTGTCAAGTTCACAGGAAATGACCTCTTGCTTTCAcagacttctttcttttcttctgagAAGGTTTCTGACTGAAACTCAGGTTCTCATCTACAACAGAAACACATAAAAATCCATAAACACACATCAGTGGAGGTTCATGTGTAAACATTATTAAACAATTgttgaaaaaataatgaataataaagatATTGGGACATAAAGAAAGATATTGTACACAAATAAgacctgtttttaaaataataattataaacaataataacaatgataattatGACAAGTAATTCATACACTTAAGAGAAAAGTATCACtcctgaagttttttttttatatataaaatccatgaaaacaaacaactcacCATCATCCTCACTGCAGGGGGCAGGGGAACAGAGGTCACGACCTTtatctgacaaaacaaacaaacccacagacaTTATTCCGTATGTGTGTGAAAGGAATTCACTGTATGTgagaaaaacaactgaaaatagtaaaaacatttcatttgtaacTCAGACATTATTCTTACATTTGACAAGCAAATATTATAACCTTTAATACactttttgaaagtgaatgaatgaattgctgAAGCTCTAACAGAGACAAGATAAAAATAGAGtgagtttttagtttttcaaaCCTTaccttcatcctcttcatctgttTCTATCggagaggtcacatgactctgtgtCGGTGTGGGACTTTCACCTGAGAAAAAGCCAACAGTCAAATATTAATACAGAgtattttaaagaaacaattCTGTACAGGTAGAAATATGTAGTTTGTGTATTTATCAAACTAGTGTCCAGCTATAGgtgttgac
This window harbors:
- the LOC122764443 gene encoding serine-aspartate repeat-containing protein C-like isoform X2, which gives rise to MEFRSVDRLGRRLWRLTIHHQECERDFFQSLSLQLVSSPDMSSEGSDVDCYVRDPDYDPKYYESTPSDVVENVDTDFDTDEPKSTSTILAEEDQGGDQDDDPDFNKEEDQKEGQEEDQDDGCEEDQDEDQEEDQKDDQDDDWEEGQDDDQEEAHEEDQDGDHEEDQDDDHEEDQDDDDQEEDPLKGESPTPTQSHVTSPIETDEEDEDKGRDLCSPAPCSEDDDENLSFSQKPSQKKRKKSVKARDKSSNLISKKRHAPCTEDDDDDDDQGPELFHPRKRPTPCSGLGLDGHTDNYQSPTSSHTQSPSKKKENTKQMKETELHKVVRRAWSEAEKTAVRKHLLNFIEKRRVPGKEACMRCKEKENILEQRSWKDIKNFVYNTIVTARKAALRQLQFS